Proteins from a single region of Deinococcus seoulensis:
- a CDS encoding nicotinamide mononucleotide transporter family protein, whose translation MNVFGLNIPPLVLDLTGGLCVLVSLYFLWAKSSTYWHWSNLSLLPYFLLFATGGQWMLAGLQVTYLLFGIHGLYLWHLEARRARGEIRFNEPLWYGVTWAASLAIFAYTVAVTDFGDAWNGVQFAAVTLALIANFGTTRRWAWSWPVWIAVNAVQAVYFWHAEYWVLFALQFVLAAMSVVGWRAWRRDERREVAFA comes from the coding sequence ATGAACGTGTTCGGCCTGAATATCCCGCCGCTGGTTCTCGACCTGACGGGCGGCCTGTGCGTGCTGGTCAGCCTGTATTTCCTGTGGGCGAAGAGCAGCACGTACTGGCACTGGAGCAACCTGTCGCTGCTGCCGTACTTCCTGCTGTTCGCGACGGGCGGGCAGTGGATGCTGGCGGGCCTGCAGGTGACGTACCTGCTGTTCGGGATTCACGGGCTGTACCTGTGGCACCTGGAGGCGCGGCGGGCGCGGGGCGAGATCCGATTCAACGAGCCGCTCTGGTACGGCGTGACGTGGGCGGCGAGTCTGGCGATCTTCGCGTACACGGTGGCCGTGACGGATTTCGGGGACGCGTGGAACGGGGTGCAGTTCGCGGCAGTGACGCTGGCGCTGATTGCCAATTTCGGCACGACGCGCCGCTGGGCGTGGTCCTGGCCGGTGTGGATCGCGGTGAATGCCGTGCAGGCGGTGTACTTCTGGCACGCGGAGTACTGGGTGCTGTTCGCGTTGCAGTTCGTGCTGGCAGCCATGAGCGTGGTCGGCTGGCGCGCGTGGCGACGCGACGAGCGGCGCGAAGTGGCGTTTGCCTGA
- a CDS encoding AAA family ATPase: protein MTSESGLVKTYRHGLIVGKFAPLHRGHMLLLDAALEQCERVSVWVYSRPDFPEMPSPLRRGWLRALYPARLFPGLELLPDAPTPPLNDEPDAVHRGYVRGVLDGWDVRPDAVFTSEGYGKAFAASLGAAHVLVDRARQIVPVSGTALRADVHGLRAFLDPVVYAHFVRRVVILGAESTGKSTLTRALGEAFGTTWVREYGRDVYERENGALTPGHFLEIARGHRALEDEAARSPGVHKWVFSDTNAATTLMWSHLLTGTAPAELNALAGACRARYAHTFLCDTDLPHEQDGWRANTEVRAVQQAFIRQDLEARGVPFTVLRGSVPERVAQVRATLNGA from the coding sequence GTGACCAGCGAAAGTGGGTTGGTGAAAACCTATCGGCACGGCCTGATCGTCGGGAAGTTCGCGCCGCTGCACCGGGGGCACATGCTCCTGCTGGACGCGGCGCTTGAGCAGTGCGAGCGCGTGAGCGTGTGGGTGTACTCCCGGCCGGACTTTCCGGAGATGCCCAGTCCGCTGCGGCGCGGCTGGCTCCGGGCGCTGTACCCGGCGCGCCTGTTTCCGGGGCTGGAGTTGCTGCCGGACGCCCCCACCCCACCCCTGAACGACGAGCCGGACGCCGTGCACCGCGGGTACGTGCGCGGCGTGCTGGACGGCTGGGACGTGCGGCCGGACGCGGTGTTCACGTCCGAGGGGTACGGCAAGGCGTTCGCGGCGTCACTGGGCGCGGCGCACGTACTCGTGGACCGGGCGCGGCAGATCGTGCCGGTCAGCGGGACGGCGCTGCGGGCGGACGTGCACGGCCTGCGGGCGTTCCTCGATCCCGTGGTGTACGCCCATTTCGTGCGGCGCGTGGTGATCCTGGGGGCCGAGAGCACCGGCAAGAGCACCCTGACGCGGGCGCTGGGCGAGGCGTTCGGCACGACCTGGGTGCGCGAGTACGGCCGGGACGTGTACGAACGCGAGAACGGCGCGCTGACCCCAGGGCACTTCCTGGAGATCGCGCGGGGCCACCGGGCGCTGGAGGACGAGGCCGCGCGGTCGCCCGGCGTGCACAAGTGGGTGTTCAGCGACACGAACGCCGCCACGACCCTGATGTGGTCGCACCTGCTGACCGGCACGGCCCCGGCGGAACTGAACGCCCTGGCCGGTGCCTGCCGCGCCCGCTACGCGCACACGTTCCTGTGCGACACCGACCTCCCGCACGAGCAGGACGGCTGGCGCGCGAACACCGAGGTCCGGGCCGTGCAGCAGGCGTTCATCCGCCAGGACCTGGAGGCGCGCGGGGTCCCGTTCACGGTGCTGCGCGGCAGCGTGCCCGAACGGGTCGCGCAGGTGCGGGCCACCCTGAACGGGGCGTAA